From Macaca mulatta isolate MMU2019108-1 chromosome 1, T2T-MMU8v2.0, whole genome shotgun sequence, the proteins below share one genomic window:
- the ANP32E gene encoding acidic leucine-rich nuclear phosphoprotein 32 family member E isoform X1 → MEMKKKINLELRNRAPEEVTELVLDNCLCVNGEIEGLNDTFKELEFLSMANVELSSLARLPSLNKLRKLELSDNIISGGLEVLAEKCPNLTYLNLSGNKIKDLSTVEALQNLKNLKSLDLFNCEITNLEDYRESIFELLQQITYLDGFDQEDNEAPDSEEEDDEDGDEDDEEEEENEAGPPEGYEEEEEEEEDEDEDEDEDEDEAGSELGEGEEEVGLSYLMKEEIQDEEDDDDYVEEGEEEEEEEEEGLRGEKRKRDAEDDGEEDD, encoded by the exons ATGGAGATGAAGAAGAAGATTAACCTGGAGTTAAGGAACAGAGCCCCGGAGGAG GTGACAGAGTTAGTCCTTGATAATTGCCTGTGTGTAAATGGGGAAATTGAAGGCCTGAATGATACTTTCAAAGAACTAGAATTTCTGAGTATGGCTAATGTGGAACTAAGTTCACTGGCCCGGCTTCCCAGCTTAAATAAACTTCGAAAA TTGGAGCTTAGTGATAACATAATttctggaggcttggaagtccTGGCAGAGAAATGTCCAAATCTTACCTACCTCAATCTGagtggaaacaaaataaaagatctCAGTACAGTAGAAGCTCTG CAAAAtcttaaaaatttgaaaagtcTTGACCTGTTTAACTGTGAGATCACAAACCTGGAAGATTATAGAGAAAGTATTTTTGAACTGCTGCAGCAAATCACATACTTAGATGGATTTGATCAGGAGGATAATGAAGCACCGGACTCTGAAGAGGAGGATGATGAGG atggagatgaagatgatgaagaggaagaggaaaatgaagcTGGTCCACCAGAAGGatatgaggaagaggaggaggaagaggaagatgaggatgaggatgaagatgaagatgaagatgaagcAGGTTCAGAgttgggagagggagaagaggaagtggGCCTCTCATActtaatgaaagaagaaattcaG gatgaagaagatgatgatgactATGttgaagaaggggaagaagaggaagaggagg AAGAAGAAGGTCTTCGAGGGGAGAAGAGGAAACGAGATGCTGAAGATGATGGAGAGGAAGATGACTAG
- the ANP32E gene encoding acidic leucine-rich nuclear phosphoprotein 32 family member E isoform X3 gives MEMKKKINLELRNRAPEEVTELVLDNCLCVNGEIEGLNDTFKELEFLSMANVELSSLARLPSLNKLRKQNLKNLKSLDLFNCEITNLEDYRESIFELLQQITYLDGFDQEDNEAPDSEEEDDEDGDEDDEEEEENEAGPPEGYEEEEEEEEDEDEDEDEDEDEAGSELGEGEEEVGLSYLMKEEIQDEEDDDDYVEEGEEEEEEEEEGLRGEKRKRDAEDDGEEDD, from the exons ATGGAGATGAAGAAGAAGATTAACCTGGAGTTAAGGAACAGAGCCCCGGAGGAG GTGACAGAGTTAGTCCTTGATAATTGCCTGTGTGTAAATGGGGAAATTGAAGGCCTGAATGATACTTTCAAAGAACTAGAATTTCTGAGTATGGCTAATGTGGAACTAAGTTCACTGGCCCGGCTTCCCAGCTTAAATAAACTTCGAAAA CAAAAtcttaaaaatttgaaaagtcTTGACCTGTTTAACTGTGAGATCACAAACCTGGAAGATTATAGAGAAAGTATTTTTGAACTGCTGCAGCAAATCACATACTTAGATGGATTTGATCAGGAGGATAATGAAGCACCGGACTCTGAAGAGGAGGATGATGAGG atggagatgaagatgatgaagaggaagaggaaaatgaagcTGGTCCACCAGAAGGatatgaggaagaggaggaggaagaggaagatgaggatgaggatgaagatgaagatgaagatgaagcAGGTTCAGAgttgggagagggagaagaggaagtggGCCTCTCATActtaatgaaagaagaaattcaG gatgaagaagatgatgatgactATGttgaagaaggggaagaagaggaagaggagg AAGAAGAAGGTCTTCGAGGGGAGAAGAGGAAACGAGATGCTGAAGATGATGGAGAGGAAGATGACTAG
- the ANP32E gene encoding acidic leucine-rich nuclear phosphoprotein 32 family member E isoform X2 → MEMKKKINLELRNRAPEEVTELVLDNCLCVNGEIEGLNDTFKELEFLSMANVELSSLARLPSLNKLRKLELSDNIISGGLEVLAEKCPNLTYLNLSGNKIKDLSTVEALQNLKNLKSLDLFNCEITNLEDYRESIFELLQQITYLDGFDQEDNEAPDSEEEDDEDGDEDDEEEEENEAGPPEGYEEEEEEEEDEDEDEDEDEDEAGSELGEGEEEVGLSYLMKEEIQDEEDDDDYVEEGEEEEEEEEGLRGEKRKRDAEDDGEEDD, encoded by the exons ATGGAGATGAAGAAGAAGATTAACCTGGAGTTAAGGAACAGAGCCCCGGAGGAG GTGACAGAGTTAGTCCTTGATAATTGCCTGTGTGTAAATGGGGAAATTGAAGGCCTGAATGATACTTTCAAAGAACTAGAATTTCTGAGTATGGCTAATGTGGAACTAAGTTCACTGGCCCGGCTTCCCAGCTTAAATAAACTTCGAAAA TTGGAGCTTAGTGATAACATAATttctggaggcttggaagtccTGGCAGAGAAATGTCCAAATCTTACCTACCTCAATCTGagtggaaacaaaataaaagatctCAGTACAGTAGAAGCTCTG CAAAAtcttaaaaatttgaaaagtcTTGACCTGTTTAACTGTGAGATCACAAACCTGGAAGATTATAGAGAAAGTATTTTTGAACTGCTGCAGCAAATCACATACTTAGATGGATTTGATCAGGAGGATAATGAAGCACCGGACTCTGAAGAGGAGGATGATGAGG atggagatgaagatgatgaagaggaagaggaaaatgaagcTGGTCCACCAGAAGGatatgaggaagaggaggaggaagaggaagatgaggatgaggatgaagatgaagatgaagatgaagcAGGTTCAGAgttgggagagggagaagaggaagtggGCCTCTCATActtaatgaaagaagaaattcaG gatgaagaagatgatgatgactATGttgaagaaggggaagaagaggaagaggagg AAGAAGGTCTTCGAGGGGAGAAGAGGAAACGAGATGCTGAAGATGATGGAGAGGAAGATGACTAG
- the ANP32E gene encoding acidic leucine-rich nuclear phosphoprotein 32 family member E isoform X4, with product MEMKKKINLELRNRAPEEVTELVLDNCLCVNGEIEGLNDTFKELEFLSMANVELSSLARLPSLNKLRKQNLKNLKSLDLFNCEITNLEDYRESIFELLQQITYLDGFDQEDNEAPDSEEEDDEDGDEDDEEEEENEAGPPEGYEEEEEEEEDEDEDEDEDEDEAGSELGEGEEEVGLSYLMKEEIQDEEDDDDYVEEGEEEEEEEEGLRGEKRKRDAEDDGEEDD from the exons ATGGAGATGAAGAAGAAGATTAACCTGGAGTTAAGGAACAGAGCCCCGGAGGAG GTGACAGAGTTAGTCCTTGATAATTGCCTGTGTGTAAATGGGGAAATTGAAGGCCTGAATGATACTTTCAAAGAACTAGAATTTCTGAGTATGGCTAATGTGGAACTAAGTTCACTGGCCCGGCTTCCCAGCTTAAATAAACTTCGAAAA CAAAAtcttaaaaatttgaaaagtcTTGACCTGTTTAACTGTGAGATCACAAACCTGGAAGATTATAGAGAAAGTATTTTTGAACTGCTGCAGCAAATCACATACTTAGATGGATTTGATCAGGAGGATAATGAAGCACCGGACTCTGAAGAGGAGGATGATGAGG atggagatgaagatgatgaagaggaagaggaaaatgaagcTGGTCCACCAGAAGGatatgaggaagaggaggaggaagaggaagatgaggatgaggatgaagatgaagatgaagatgaagcAGGTTCAGAgttgggagagggagaagaggaagtggGCCTCTCATActtaatgaaagaagaaattcaG gatgaagaagatgatgatgactATGttgaagaaggggaagaagaggaagaggagg AAGAAGGTCTTCGAGGGGAGAAGAGGAAACGAGATGCTGAAGATGATGGAGAGGAAGATGACTAG
- the ANP32E gene encoding acidic leucine-rich nuclear phosphoprotein 32 family member E isoform X5 → MANVELSSLARLPSLNKLRKLELSDNIISGGLEVLAEKCPNLTYLNLSGNKIKDLSTVEALQNLKNLKSLDLFNCEITNLEDYRESIFELLQQITYLDGFDQEDNEAPDSEEEDDEDGDEDDEEEEENEAGPPEGYEEEEEEEEDEDEDEDEDEDEAGSELGEGEEEVGLSYLMKEEIQDEEDDDDYVEEGEEEEEEEEEGLRGEKRKRDAEDDGEEDD, encoded by the exons ATGGCTAATGTGGAACTAAGTTCACTGGCCCGGCTTCCCAGCTTAAATAAACTTCGAAAA TTGGAGCTTAGTGATAACATAATttctggaggcttggaagtccTGGCAGAGAAATGTCCAAATCTTACCTACCTCAATCTGagtggaaacaaaataaaagatctCAGTACAGTAGAAGCTCTG CAAAAtcttaaaaatttgaaaagtcTTGACCTGTTTAACTGTGAGATCACAAACCTGGAAGATTATAGAGAAAGTATTTTTGAACTGCTGCAGCAAATCACATACTTAGATGGATTTGATCAGGAGGATAATGAAGCACCGGACTCTGAAGAGGAGGATGATGAGG atggagatgaagatgatgaagaggaagaggaaaatgaagcTGGTCCACCAGAAGGatatgaggaagaggaggaggaagaggaagatgaggatgaggatgaagatgaagatgaagatgaagcAGGTTCAGAgttgggagagggagaagaggaagtggGCCTCTCATActtaatgaaagaagaaattcaG gatgaagaagatgatgatgactATGttgaagaaggggaagaagaggaagaggagg AAGAAGAAGGTCTTCGAGGGGAGAAGAGGAAACGAGATGCTGAAGATGATGGAGAGGAAGATGACTAG
- the ANP32E gene encoding acidic leucine-rich nuclear phosphoprotein 32 family member E isoform X6, whose translation MANVELSSLARLPSLNKLRKLELSDNIISGGLEVLAEKCPNLTYLNLSGNKIKDLSTVEALQNLKNLKSLDLFNCEITNLEDYRESIFELLQQITYLDGFDQEDNEAPDSEEEDDEDGDEDDEEEEENEAGPPEGYEEEEEEEEDEDEDEDEDEDEAGSELGEGEEEVGLSYLMKEEIQDEEDDDDYVEEGEEEEEEEEGLRGEKRKRDAEDDGEEDD comes from the exons ATGGCTAATGTGGAACTAAGTTCACTGGCCCGGCTTCCCAGCTTAAATAAACTTCGAAAA TTGGAGCTTAGTGATAACATAATttctggaggcttggaagtccTGGCAGAGAAATGTCCAAATCTTACCTACCTCAATCTGagtggaaacaaaataaaagatctCAGTACAGTAGAAGCTCTG CAAAAtcttaaaaatttgaaaagtcTTGACCTGTTTAACTGTGAGATCACAAACCTGGAAGATTATAGAGAAAGTATTTTTGAACTGCTGCAGCAAATCACATACTTAGATGGATTTGATCAGGAGGATAATGAAGCACCGGACTCTGAAGAGGAGGATGATGAGG atggagatgaagatgatgaagaggaagaggaaaatgaagcTGGTCCACCAGAAGGatatgaggaagaggaggaggaagaggaagatgaggatgaggatgaagatgaagatgaagatgaagcAGGTTCAGAgttgggagagggagaagaggaagtggGCCTCTCATActtaatgaaagaagaaattcaG gatgaagaagatgatgatgactATGttgaagaaggggaagaagaggaagaggagg AAGAAGGTCTTCGAGGGGAGAAGAGGAAACGAGATGCTGAAGATGATGGAGAGGAAGATGACTAG